Proteins co-encoded in one Leucobacter exalbidus genomic window:
- a CDS encoding glycosyltransferase — MAGLIAQDWVEPYGGAEKVLAALIEVLPEADLACLWNDDPRWDAQLRVRESWLARSPMRGRKAFSLPLMSATWRGQWRSVQPDWVVTSSYVFAHHLSTVFPDVPRFNYVHSPARYLWAAEHDRRGSNPLLGPASAVLRGIDQRAASHNGEIAANSAFIRERIQRAWGRDATVIYPPVDVSTIASEAHWADRLTAAEADLLESLPENEFLLAGSRMVPYKGHAQVVAMGEALGVPVVLTGSGPEEERLREQARGSSTPVFFLGKVSDELLRALYQRALAFVFPPVEDFGIMPVEAMAAGCPVIANRLGGAAESVVDGVTGALIDTADPKSWAAAVDRATSTDRSAVRARALESTSPGSTNGCGHGSRPVSTVPNPTTAMWRREAYCHERRITPDRERRHPLL; from the coding sequence ATGGCTGGGCTGATTGCGCAGGACTGGGTCGAACCGTACGGGGGCGCCGAAAAGGTGCTCGCGGCGCTGATCGAGGTGCTGCCCGAAGCTGATCTCGCCTGCCTCTGGAACGATGACCCCCGATGGGATGCGCAGCTGCGGGTGCGCGAATCATGGTTGGCGCGCAGCCCGATGCGCGGCCGCAAAGCGTTTTCACTGCCGCTCATGAGTGCCACCTGGCGCGGGCAATGGCGTTCTGTGCAGCCCGACTGGGTGGTCACGAGTTCGTACGTCTTTGCCCACCACTTAAGCACCGTGTTTCCAGATGTGCCCCGTTTCAACTATGTGCACTCCCCCGCCCGCTACCTGTGGGCCGCCGAACACGACCGACGCGGCAGCAACCCGCTGCTCGGCCCAGCTTCGGCCGTGCTGCGCGGCATCGATCAACGTGCCGCCTCGCACAATGGCGAGATTGCCGCGAACAGCGCATTCATTCGCGAGCGAATCCAGCGCGCTTGGGGGCGCGATGCCACCGTCATCTACCCGCCCGTCGACGTCTCCACCATCGCCAGCGAGGCCCACTGGGCCGATCGCCTCACCGCCGCTGAAGCCGACCTGTTGGAGTCGCTCCCCGAGAACGAGTTTCTACTCGCGGGCTCACGCATGGTGCCCTATAAGGGGCACGCGCAGGTGGTCGCCATGGGCGAAGCCCTTGGTGTTCCCGTCGTACTCACCGGCAGCGGCCCAGAAGAGGAGCGGCTGCGCGAACAGGCCCGTGGTTCCAGCACTCCCGTCTTTTTCTTAGGCAAGGTCTCTGATGAGCTCTTGCGTGCCCTCTATCAGCGCGCCCTCGCGTTCGTGTTCCCCCCGGTAGAAGACTTCGGAATTATGCCGGTGGAAGCGATGGCCGCGGGCTGCCCAGTGATCGCAAACCGGTTGGGCGGAGCCGCTGAATCGGTCGTCGACGGGGTGACCGGCGCGCTGATTGATACGGCAGACCCTAAGTCATGGGCCGCGGCGGTTGACCGCGCGACCAGTACCGACCGCTCAGCTGTACGGGCTCGTGCACTCGAGTCGACATCGCCCGGTTCAACGAACGGGTGCGGGCATGGGTCTCGCCCGGTATCGACTGTGCCGAACCCCACGACGGCAATGTGGCGACGGGAAGCGTACTGCCATGAACGCCGAATTACGCCCGACCGTGAGCGTCGTCATCCCTTGTTATAA
- a CDS encoding alpha-1,2-fucosyltransferase, with translation MMPNLSLSQAKASLLSVVRRGPREVLWTPANVNLGNLLYYWLNAHLHQAKGEPRFALETEKSKLWQEAFPKLFEELVISRSELRLTDRRIEQHPLQHFGLNYTGAELDAFIAEMLLGTPTQFASELARINPPADLTINIRRGDYYSVPRWRGDYSFDVVEYVRVAVAAAQATGEITSILLVSDDLEWCHTKLGWLTDIAPVSEPPAGATVLHQLALLAASPRLILTNSTFGYWGGYIADVLRASAQHKAQGTWAPAFHSRAFPGNLANQLSDRWNVIEQIPGGWDG, from the coding sequence ATGATGCCCAACCTGTCGCTTTCCCAGGCCAAGGCCTCACTGCTCAGCGTTGTGCGCCGGGGCCCTCGGGAAGTGCTGTGGACACCGGCAAATGTAAACCTCGGTAATCTCCTCTACTACTGGCTGAATGCGCACCTGCATCAGGCGAAAGGGGAGCCCCGATTCGCACTCGAGACTGAAAAATCAAAGCTCTGGCAGGAAGCCTTCCCCAAGCTCTTTGAAGAGTTGGTGATCTCTCGCAGCGAGCTGAGACTGACTGATCGACGCATCGAACAGCACCCCCTGCAACACTTTGGACTGAATTACACCGGTGCAGAGCTCGACGCATTTATCGCGGAGATGCTGCTTGGCACACCTACGCAGTTTGCTAGTGAACTCGCCCGAATCAATCCGCCCGCAGACCTGACAATCAATATTCGCCGCGGCGACTACTACAGTGTGCCGCGCTGGCGCGGTGACTATTCGTTCGACGTCGTTGAGTACGTGCGTGTGGCGGTTGCCGCTGCGCAGGCAACCGGCGAGATCACTTCCATATTGCTGGTGAGTGATGACCTCGAATGGTGCCACACGAAACTCGGGTGGCTCACTGACATCGCGCCCGTGAGTGAACCACCCGCGGGAGCTACCGTGCTGCACCAGCTGGCATTACTGGCTGCATCGCCAAGACTCATCTTGACCAACTCAACTTTCGGGTACTGGGGCGGCTACATCGCTGACGTACTGCGCGCCTCAGCACAGCATAAAGCTCAAGGCACTTGGGCACCAGCATTTCACAGCCGGGCCTTCCCAGGGAACCTGGCTAATCAGCTCTCTGATCGATGGAACGTCATCGAGCAGATTCCCGGCGGCTGGGACGGATAA
- a CDS encoding glycosyltransferase: protein MNAELRPTVSVVIPCYNAAATLGLQLEALAAQINPPEFEIIVVDNRSTDDTALVARRWVEALPVLRVVNASELAGASYARNVGAAASNGQFLMFCDADDVVGRHWVQHGHRDFSTADCWTGSAVPISTSEFVCGLPTLWERIGDVEEPENFDFEGNDHDLPILCGGCFGITRELYLEIGGFDQSFGSAGEDNELAWRLRRAGYPLPISRSTKIAYRIDDRLPVLLSKTRAAAIGMVRLSRRYDAKTQYTRLPWIVRNAVGATVAFARGSLRGAAGAALRAAARQRWAASAGAASGLWQFRRSTPAPQLGLGFAEGREQQKAAT, encoded by the coding sequence ATGAACGCCGAATTACGCCCGACCGTGAGCGTCGTCATCCCTTGTTATAACGCCGCCGCGACCCTCGGCTTGCAGCTCGAGGCGCTCGCGGCTCAAATCAATCCCCCAGAGTTTGAGATCATCGTGGTTGATAATCGTTCCACCGATGACACCGCCCTCGTGGCTCGCCGCTGGGTAGAGGCCCTCCCCGTGTTACGGGTCGTGAACGCGTCTGAATTGGCGGGTGCTTCCTACGCCCGTAATGTGGGGGCAGCCGCCAGCAACGGGCAGTTCCTCATGTTCTGCGACGCCGACGATGTCGTCGGTCGGCATTGGGTGCAGCACGGCCACCGTGATTTCTCGACAGCTGACTGCTGGACCGGTTCAGCAGTTCCCATCAGTACTTCCGAGTTTGTGTGTGGTCTACCCACTCTTTGGGAGCGTATTGGCGATGTGGAGGAACCCGAAAACTTCGACTTCGAAGGCAACGATCACGATCTGCCCATCTTGTGCGGCGGCTGTTTTGGCATCACGCGCGAACTGTACCTTGAAATCGGCGGCTTCGATCAGTCGTTTGGATCGGCAGGGGAAGACAACGAGCTGGCTTGGCGGCTGCGCCGGGCAGGCTACCCCCTGCCCATCTCGAGAAGCACCAAGATCGCTTACCGCATCGACGACCGTCTCCCCGTTTTGCTCAGCAAAACTCGCGCCGCTGCAATCGGCATGGTGCGACTTTCGCGCCGCTACGACGCCAAGACGCAGTACACCCGGCTACCGTGGATCGTGCGCAACGCTGTTGGCGCCACAGTAGCATTTGCGCGGGGCTCTCTTCGAGGTGCGGCGGGGGCCGCTCTGCGTGCAGCGGCCAGGCAGCGGTGGGCTGCTTCCGCGGGCGCGGCAAGCGGCCTGTGGCAGTTTCGCCGGTCTACGCCCGCACCGCAGCTCGGTCTTGGTTTCGCCGAGGGCCGCGAGCAGCAGAAAGCTGCGACGTAA
- a CDS encoding glycosyltransferase family 2 protein: MNTHEEPRPAPRVSIVVPSRGGVERLPKLFECLRAQTEPSWEVVVVVDGDIDDTADLLERVRHELPVTPIVFPENRGRSAALNAGFAAARGEVLVRCDDDLRPDPGYVAAHLAQHTGEPRGAIGLVRNIYPETAYARAYGLERDTRFREEAYHATPERRWRYWGGNVSVTRETYDRVGPYDTNFRAYGWEDVDWGYRLYASGTPVDFAFDAETDHWIAATTTESRVRRAFYSGAARLTFDAKHGAGVSGSTARGTGLWDRLVTHQAQRSLADLSRSAAKLDTALDRMPRWLAEKRVSLLVEAAAVSGLLHPEQVANDV; encoded by the coding sequence ATGAACACGCATGAGGAGCCGCGCCCCGCGCCACGGGTGAGCATTGTGGTGCCCAGTCGGGGCGGGGTCGAGCGACTCCCCAAGCTCTTCGAATGCCTGCGGGCGCAGACCGAGCCCTCGTGGGAGGTCGTGGTGGTGGTCGATGGCGACATCGATGACACCGCTGACCTGCTCGAGAGAGTTCGCCATGAGTTACCGGTTACGCCCATCGTGTTTCCTGAAAACAGGGGCCGCTCGGCGGCCCTCAACGCAGGCTTCGCGGCCGCACGTGGCGAAGTGCTCGTGAGGTGCGACGACGACCTGCGGCCAGACCCCGGGTACGTTGCTGCGCACCTCGCACAGCACACGGGTGAGCCCCGCGGGGCGATCGGACTGGTGCGCAACATCTACCCTGAGACGGCGTACGCGCGGGCCTACGGGCTTGAGCGTGACACCCGGTTTCGTGAGGAGGCGTATCACGCGACTCCCGAGCGACGTTGGCGTTACTGGGGCGGTAACGTCTCAGTGACCCGCGAAACCTATGACAGGGTGGGCCCGTACGACACGAACTTTCGTGCGTACGGTTGGGAAGACGTGGACTGGGGCTACCGGCTTTATGCGAGCGGCACCCCCGTCGACTTTGCTTTCGATGCCGAAACTGATCACTGGATCGCGGCCACCACCACCGAGTCGCGTGTGCGTCGTGCTTTCTACTCAGGTGCTGCACGGCTCACCTTCGACGCGAAGCACGGGGCTGGTGTCTCGGGTTCAACCGCGCGAGGTACCGGGCTGTGGGATCGTCTCGTGACGCACCAAGCGCAGCGCAGCCTCGCCGATCTCTCACGGTCGGCAGCCAAACTCGATACCGCGCTTGACCGGATGCCGAGATGGCTGGCTGAAAAGCGTGTTTCGCTGCTCGTGGAGGCGGCGGCCGTGTCAGGACTGTTGCACCCCGAACAGGTGGCCAACGATGTCTGA
- a CDS encoding ABC transporter ATP-binding protein, translated as MTSTPAKRSLIADLKEYLALARMTSRAWLVFAVLGSVGLAALDTLGVAAMALLMQVFTDPASQGGVANFISQLFGGPSTSTLIMIIAIAIAGFFVTKSVGTVFFRWWLLGRTTRIAADASTELMRMFSLEPFARHRAREAVRIQRDVGSANDHAANVLLGVVGMLADLLVLVLLSVVLFVISPFVALFAAFLFGVVLMGTQRLLRARQTRIGIENAEAELNSLQYLIPALHGFKDVRLSGSAGAFADGYWKARMKLAHATRMLSITSELPRYLMEIVLLLAIGGIALILFATGTPDHAMSVLAVFGAAALRALPTLNRVGASLATVRSSRAGLTIVLTEAEELERGPRHNEIPLGDQNYSGDIVVDNVTLQYEDAERPVLDGISLVIPENSTVAITGSSGAGKSTLVDLILGMLRPTSGDITCGGRSISADIAAWYRELGVVAQDVYLLNDTLARNVAFGPPGTVANQTRLDRALKLAQLEDVVADLPEGTETVIGERGMRLSGGQRQRLGIARALYKEPRFLVLDEATSSLDNLTEHAISQLLKSLKGSMTVVIVAHRLSTVRDADKIVFLSDGQVQTEGTFAQVSERNEQFARLVELGKLS; from the coding sequence ATGACGAGCACCCCAGCGAAGCGTTCCCTGATCGCCGACCTTAAGGAATATCTTGCGCTCGCCCGTATGACCTCACGAGCATGGCTCGTATTCGCGGTGCTCGGATCAGTGGGGCTGGCTGCCCTCGACACCCTGGGTGTCGCCGCGATGGCGTTGCTCATGCAAGTGTTTACCGACCCCGCATCACAGGGTGGTGTCGCGAACTTCATCTCGCAGCTCTTTGGCGGACCAAGTACATCGACCTTGATCATGATCATTGCGATAGCGATCGCTGGGTTCTTCGTTACTAAGAGCGTGGGCACAGTCTTCTTTCGTTGGTGGTTACTCGGACGCACGACCCGCATCGCGGCCGATGCCTCGACCGAGCTGATGCGCATGTTCAGCCTTGAACCCTTCGCACGGCACCGCGCCCGCGAGGCCGTGCGCATTCAGCGTGACGTTGGTAGCGCGAACGATCATGCCGCCAACGTATTACTGGGTGTCGTGGGTATGCTCGCTGACCTGCTGGTACTGGTGCTACTAAGCGTCGTGCTGTTTGTGATCTCACCGTTTGTTGCATTGTTCGCAGCGTTCCTTTTTGGGGTCGTGCTGATGGGCACGCAGCGATTGCTGCGCGCCCGCCAGACACGCATCGGCATCGAGAACGCTGAGGCCGAGCTGAACAGTCTTCAGTATCTAATTCCTGCTTTGCACGGTTTCAAAGATGTACGACTCTCAGGTAGCGCTGGCGCTTTCGCCGACGGCTACTGGAAAGCGCGTATGAAGCTTGCACACGCGACGCGTATGCTCTCGATCACTTCAGAACTGCCTAGGTATCTGATGGAGATAGTGTTGTTGCTCGCCATTGGCGGCATCGCGTTGATTTTGTTCGCGACGGGGACCCCAGACCACGCGATGAGCGTGCTCGCGGTGTTCGGTGCAGCGGCCCTGCGAGCGCTTCCTACGCTCAACAGGGTGGGCGCAAGCCTTGCGACGGTGCGTAGCAGCCGTGCGGGGCTAACGATCGTGCTGACCGAAGCGGAGGAACTGGAACGCGGGCCGCGACACAACGAGATTCCCTTGGGGGATCAAAACTATTCCGGTGACATTGTCGTTGATAACGTGACTCTGCAATACGAGGATGCCGAGCGCCCCGTGCTTGACGGTATTTCACTGGTGATTCCAGAAAACTCGACCGTAGCGATCACAGGTTCGAGCGGTGCGGGCAAGAGCACCCTCGTCGATCTCATCCTGGGAATGCTGCGCCCCACAAGCGGTGACATTACCTGCGGTGGGCGTTCGATCTCCGCAGACATTGCGGCCTGGTATCGCGAGCTTGGGGTGGTGGCGCAAGACGTCTATCTGCTGAACGATACGCTCGCCAGAAACGTGGCGTTCGGCCCACCCGGCACGGTCGCGAACCAGACGAGGCTTGACCGGGCACTCAAGCTCGCCCAGCTCGAAGACGTTGTCGCCGACCTGCCAGAAGGCACCGAAACAGTCATTGGTGAGCGGGGTATGCGGCTCTCCGGAGGACAGCGGCAACGGCTTGGCATCGCCAGAGCCCTATATAAGGAACCAAGGTTCTTAGTCTTGGACGAAGCGACCTCCTCACTTGATAACCTTACAGAGCATGCCATCTCGCAGCTGCTCAAAAGTCTCAAAGGCAGCATGACCGTCGTGATCGTCGCGCATCGACTTTCAACGGTGCGCGACGCCGACAAGATCGTCTTCTTGAGCGATGGACAGGTACAGACGGAGGGAACCTTCGCGCAGGTGAGCGAACGGAACGAGCAGTTTGCGCGACTGGTGGAACTTGGAAAGCTCTCATGA
- a CDS encoding VanZ family protein: MGALGTVLLPIGWQINRFVVWLYYLGRSLGIPDFVTIPMYEFGLNVLLFAAPAALASLLWSRIKWWGWPLLALGASLAVEIVQLVALPREFSFLDIVANTLGALIGAVALIRPSRRESAR; the protein is encoded by the coding sequence ATGGGAGCGCTCGGCACTGTGCTGTTACCCATTGGGTGGCAGATCAACCGTTTTGTCGTGTGGCTGTACTATCTGGGACGCAGCCTGGGCATTCCAGACTTCGTTACGATTCCGATGTATGAGTTTGGGTTGAATGTGCTGCTCTTTGCGGCACCCGCCGCGCTCGCTTCCTTGCTATGGTCCCGCATCAAATGGTGGGGCTGGCCGCTCTTGGCACTGGGAGCGTCCTTGGCCGTCGAGATCGTGCAGCTCGTCGCGCTTCCCCGCGAGTTCTCATTCCTAGATATTGTGGCAAACACACTAGGTGCGCTCATTGGTGCCGTGGCGCTTATCCGTCCCAGCCGCCGGGAATCTGCTCGATGA
- a CDS encoding glycosyltransferase family 4 protein yields the protein MSEQTQIREQRALWVVPVGELGGVARHVLDATRVGIPGWHVTVLCPEGALAERLRAQGSAVLTGPFGPAAGTITSMRTLARAARQLRPAIVHSHLAYADIVTAWTKLPRGTRRFTTEHGIAGEDSVYHRSNLQARVMASVHRLRFSRFDGVIAVAHATRDTMVRKWRVAQPITVIHNGVDLPAGAASEGPGAVPAQPDLVAPRYLSLSRLSAEKRIDVLLEAFVAVHKKLPEATLVIAGEGPLLSELEARANKLGAASRITFAGYVDAEAAMANADVIVQLSVWENHSYTLLDAVSRGMRVVASNVGGNPEIVAAGSLVSEVDPATVARAMLARAEFSDQTAQQAQLAAQAGPGVQLYSTPEMCVRIAATYGVSERYNA from the coding sequence ATGTCTGAGCAGACCCAGATTCGCGAACAGCGGGCGCTCTGGGTGGTGCCCGTCGGCGAGCTCGGCGGCGTCGCTCGCCACGTGCTCGACGCCACACGGGTGGGAATTCCCGGCTGGCACGTCACAGTGCTGTGCCCCGAGGGGGCGCTCGCCGAACGGCTGCGCGCACAGGGCTCGGCGGTACTCACCGGACCGTTTGGGCCAGCCGCCGGCACCATCACATCCATGCGCACGCTTGCTCGAGCGGCGCGGCAGCTGAGACCGGCGATCGTGCACTCGCATCTCGCCTACGCTGACATCGTGACGGCGTGGACCAAGCTGCCCCGCGGCACTCGTCGATTTACCACCGAGCACGGTATCGCGGGCGAAGACAGCGTCTACCACCGCTCGAATCTGCAAGCCCGCGTGATGGCATCTGTACACCGGCTTCGTTTTTCACGCTTCGATGGCGTGATCGCGGTAGCACATGCCACGCGTGACACTATGGTCAGAAAGTGGCGGGTGGCACAGCCCATCACGGTCATTCACAACGGCGTTGACCTACCGGCAGGGGCTGCTTCCGAAGGCCCAGGTGCTGTGCCGGCGCAGCCTGACCTCGTGGCACCCAGGTACTTATCGCTATCACGGTTGAGCGCAGAGAAACGAATTGATGTGCTACTCGAAGCGTTCGTTGCGGTGCACAAAAAACTTCCTGAGGCGACGCTAGTAATCGCGGGGGAGGGTCCGCTGCTCAGCGAGCTCGAGGCCCGCGCAAATAAGCTCGGAGCTGCCTCGCGGATCACGTTTGCGGGGTACGTTGACGCGGAGGCAGCGATGGCCAATGCCGACGTGATCGTGCAGCTCTCGGTGTGGGAAAACCACTCGTACACGTTACTCGATGCTGTGTCGCGGGGTATGCGCGTGGTCGCGTCGAACGTGGGTGGCAACCCCGAGATCGTTGCGGCAGGATCGTTAGTGAGTGAGGTGGATCCGGCCACCGTGGCTCGCGCGATGCTTGCCAGAGCGGAATTTTCAGATCAGACAGCTCAACAGGCGCAACTCGCGGCCCAGGCTGGTCCCGGAGTGCAGCTGTATTCGACCCCAGAAATGTGCGTGCGTATCGCAGCCACATACGGGGTCTCAGAAAGGTATAACGCATGA